The proteins below come from a single Dinghuibacter silviterrae genomic window:
- a CDS encoding SusC/RagA family TonB-linked outer membrane protein, with the protein MKRLLVWLSCLAFLSFAQAQKVPIRGTVLNEKNEPMEGVTVVLKGKKVSTLTKSDGRFMINVDDPQADVLQFSFIGYGSTEIALRGQTDLHLSLSPSSKDLKDVIVVSALGLTKRQKAIGYSQQSVDADRLTEARDVNITNGLAGKVAGLQVTTTGQPGSSTRVVIRGENSITGNNQPLWVVDGVPIQNDMGDTRGDNLDYGNGAEDLNPDDIASIEVLKGPNAAALYGSRAANGAILVTTKKGKIGDKNLGITVNQNTMWNSISEFPAYQNEYGEGANGLLVPNANYIVPGTGAVKMGSSGSTWGMPMLGQPYLNFAGQPIAGGYSPQPGNIESLYKTSVTNTSNIGVSKGDANGSFRLSYTNVYSNDVLPEQNQIRRNNVSLSVTRKINWLTLDSWILFTNQTTHDRTVRNLDPASPMSAYVYMPRSFNLSALSPWVNPATGNSYALGSVNSIENIYWSLYEDKNQDTHNRLIGGITATSRINSMLSLRLQGATDMNFLSSWQYRELGGLQTPQGSYSDLEQHSLNGDYSAMLMFNKRFNPTWTLTANAGAEIVTNSSLARTQAVNSLLVHNMPSISNSNAVPTVSEAESRTNTQSIFGNATVGYKDFLFLDVTGRNDWSSTLPVNNCSFFYPSVSASFIFSDFIRNHDLLSYGKLRASWAQVGNSAPAQALITPYTYGGLFLGNPYIYYTSNNQLNNPNLKPEQTRSREAGVDVTVFHDKLTFSGTVYSTKAFNQIITAQTAPETGFSAQIVNAGQITNKGIELSASGTILRRRRFLWTALANWSMNRNKVVALAPGVNTYQLGSNLGVHVNAVVGQPYGYMQGNAPYMIGDTTLVQANGRTVVQPNTYLGNYHPDWIGSVGTSVSYAGFDFSILFDIKWGGKIYSASYGRANFAGVTQASLIGRDQWLFSSIILGENGNEQQGIGQTVGSTVTRYADSGRVKGVQYHNAYLIKVDSKGNPILDKNGRYEVGAKSTVWMNPTTYESDMVLNNTPAITFDATDVKVGELVLGYTIPQQWIARWPVRGIRMAFVGRNLLTIYKKVPQGIDPEAANSSGNAQGIDAGDSFPTAQYGFDLKLNF; encoded by the coding sequence GTGAAAAGATTGCTTGTTTGGCTTTCCTGCCTCGCCTTCCTTTCTTTTGCCCAGGCCCAAAAAGTCCCGATCCGGGGAACCGTTCTTAATGAAAAGAACGAGCCCATGGAAGGGGTAACGGTCGTTCTCAAGGGCAAAAAAGTGTCCACGCTGACAAAGTCCGATGGACGCTTTATGATCAATGTGGACGATCCCCAGGCGGACGTTCTTCAGTTCTCTTTTATTGGCTATGGGTCAACCGAAATCGCCCTCCGGGGTCAAACGGACCTGCACCTCAGCCTGTCGCCCTCGTCCAAGGACCTCAAGGACGTGATCGTCGTGTCCGCCCTGGGGTTGACCAAACGACAGAAGGCGATCGGCTATTCCCAGCAGTCGGTTGATGCTGACCGGCTGACGGAGGCCCGGGATGTCAACATCACCAACGGACTCGCCGGGAAAGTGGCGGGTTTACAGGTGACGACGACCGGGCAGCCCGGATCGTCCACCCGGGTCGTGATCCGGGGCGAAAATTCCATCACCGGCAACAACCAGCCCTTGTGGGTCGTCGACGGCGTTCCTATCCAGAACGACATGGGGGATACCCGGGGAGACAACCTCGACTACGGCAACGGGGCCGAGGACCTGAACCCGGACGACATCGCCTCCATCGAGGTGCTCAAGGGGCCCAATGCTGCGGCCCTGTATGGGTCGAGGGCCGCCAACGGGGCGATCCTGGTGACCACCAAAAAGGGTAAGATCGGGGACAAGAACCTGGGGATCACCGTGAACCAAAACACGATGTGGAATTCCATCAGCGAATTCCCTGCGTATCAAAACGAATACGGCGAAGGCGCCAACGGTTTGCTCGTACCCAATGCGAACTACATCGTTCCAGGGACGGGCGCCGTCAAAATGGGTTCCAGCGGGAGCACCTGGGGGATGCCGATGCTGGGGCAGCCCTACCTCAACTTTGCGGGCCAGCCCATCGCCGGGGGGTATTCGCCCCAGCCCGGGAACATCGAATCGCTGTATAAGACAAGCGTCACCAACACCTCGAACATCGGGGTCAGCAAGGGGGATGCGAACGGATCTTTCCGGTTGTCCTATACCAATGTCTACAGCAACGATGTCCTCCCCGAACAAAACCAGATCCGCCGCAATAACGTCAGCCTGAGCGTGACCCGCAAGATCAACTGGCTGACCCTGGACAGTTGGATCCTGTTCACCAACCAGACCACCCACGACCGGACGGTCCGGAACCTGGACCCGGCCAGCCCGATGTCGGCGTATGTATACATGCCCCGCAGCTTTAACCTGAGCGCCCTCAGCCCCTGGGTCAACCCGGCCACCGGCAACTCCTACGCGCTGGGTAGCGTCAACAGCATCGAAAACATTTACTGGTCGCTGTACGAGGACAAAAACCAGGACACCCACAACCGCCTGATCGGCGGGATCACCGCCACGAGCCGGATCAATTCCATGCTAAGCCTCCGGCTGCAGGGCGCCACGGATATGAACTTCCTAAGCTCCTGGCAGTACCGGGAACTGGGGGGGCTGCAAACACCGCAAGGGTCCTACAGCGACCTGGAGCAACACTCGCTCAACGGCGACTACTCCGCGATGCTGATGTTCAACAAACGGTTCAACCCCACCTGGACCCTCACTGCCAACGCGGGGGCGGAGATCGTGACCAACAGCAGCCTGGCCAGGACCCAGGCGGTCAACAGCCTGCTGGTGCACAACATGCCCTCCATCAGCAACAGCAATGCCGTCCCGACGGTATCGGAAGCGGAATCCCGCACCAATACGCAGTCGATATTCGGAAACGCCACGGTGGGGTATAAAGACTTTCTTTTCCTCGATGTCACGGGACGGAACGACTGGTCGTCCACGCTGCCGGTCAACAACTGCTCCTTCTTTTACCCCTCGGTGAGCGCCAGCTTTATCTTTAGCGACTTCATCCGCAACCATGACCTGCTCAGCTACGGCAAGCTCCGCGCGTCCTGGGCACAGGTGGGCAACTCCGCTCCCGCCCAGGCGCTCATCACCCCTTATACGTATGGGGGACTTTTCCTTGGGAATCCGTACATCTATTATACCTCGAACAACCAGCTCAACAACCCCAACCTCAAACCGGAACAAACACGGTCCCGGGAGGCGGGGGTGGACGTGACCGTTTTCCACGACAAACTCACTTTTAGCGGAACGGTCTACAGCACCAAGGCATTCAACCAGATCATCACCGCCCAGACGGCCCCGGAAACGGGTTTTAGCGCGCAGATCGTCAACGCGGGCCAGATCACCAACAAGGGCATAGAGCTGTCCGCGTCCGGTACGATCCTCCGGCGCCGGCGGTTCCTCTGGACCGCGCTGGCCAACTGGTCGATGAACCGCAACAAGGTCGTCGCCCTGGCGCCGGGGGTAAATACCTACCAGCTCGGCTCAAACCTCGGGGTGCACGTGAATGCCGTAGTAGGGCAACCCTATGGGTATATGCAGGGCAACGCCCCCTACATGATCGGGGATACCACGCTCGTGCAGGCCAACGGCCGGACCGTGGTACAGCCCAATACCTACCTGGGCAATTACCACCCCGACTGGATCGGCTCCGTGGGTACGTCGGTCTCGTATGCCGGTTTCGACTTCTCCATCCTGTTCGATATAAAGTGGGGCGGCAAGATCTATTCCGCCTCTTACGGACGGGCCAACTTTGCGGGGGTGACCCAGGCCAGCCTGATCGGACGTGATCAGTGGCTGTTCAGCTCCATCATCCTCGGGGAAAACGGCAACGAGCAACAAGGCATCGGGCAGACCGTCGGGTCGACGGTCACCCGCTACGCAGACTCGGGCCGTGTCAAAGGTGTCCAGTACCACAACGCCTACCTGATCAAGGTAGATAGCAAGGGCAATCCCATCCTGGATAAAAACGGCCGTTACGAGGTGGGGGCCAAAAGCACCGTCTGGATGAACCCGACCACCTACGAGTCCGACATGGTGTTGAACAACACACCGGCGATCACCTTCGACGCCACCGACGTCAAGGTCGGGGAACTGGTACTCGGCTATACCATCCCCCAGCAATGGATCGCGCGCTGGCCGGTCCGCGGCATCCGCATGGCCTTTGTCGGCCGCAACCTGCTG